From Perognathus longimembris pacificus isolate PPM17 chromosome 4, ASM2315922v1, whole genome shotgun sequence, one genomic window encodes:
- the Gmppa gene encoding mannose-1-phosphate guanyltransferase alpha, producing MLKAVILIGGPQKGTRFRPLSFEVPKPLFPVAGVPMIQHHIEACAQVPGMQEILLIGFYQPDEALTQFLESAQQEFNLPIRYLQEFAPLGTGGGLYHFRDQILAGGPEAFFVLNADVCSDFPLSAMLDAHRNQRHPFLLLGTTANRKQSLNYGCIVENPQTHEVLHYVEKPSTFISDIINCGIYLFSPEALKPLRDVFQRNQQDGQLEDSPGSWPGAGTIRLEQDVFSALAGQGQIYVHLTDGIWSQIKSAGSALYASRLYLDRYQITHPERLAKHTPGGPRIRGNVYIHPTAKVAPSAVLGPNVSIGKGVTVGEGVRLRESIVLHGATLQEHTCVLNSIVGWGSTVGRWARVEGTPNDPNPNDPRARMDSESLFRDGKLLPAITILGCRVRIPAEVLVLNSIVLPHKELSRSFTNQIIL from the exons ATGCTCAAAGCGGTGATCCTGATTGGAGGTCCTCAAAAGG gCACTCGCTTCAGGCCATTGTCCTTTGAGGTACCCAAACCACTGTTTCCTGTGGCGGGGGTCCCTATGATCCAGCACCACATTGAGGCCTGTGCCCAG GTCCCTGGGATGCAGGAAATTCTGCTCATTGGCTTTTACCAACCGGATGAGGCCCTTACCCAGTTCCTAGAATCTGCGCAGCAGGAGTTTAACCTTCCAATCAG ATACCTCCAGGAATTTGCCCCCCTGGGCACAGGGGGTGGTCTGTATCATTTTCGGGACCAGATCctagctggaggccctgaggcGTTCTTCGTGCTCAATGCTGATGTCTGCTCTGACTTCCCCTTGAGTGCTATGTTGGATGCCCACAGAAACCAGCGCCACCCTTTCTTACTCCTTGGCACTAcg GCTAACAGGAAACAGTCCCTCAACTATGGCTGCATCGTTGAGAATCCACAGACACATGAG gTCCTACACTACGTGGAGAAACCTAGCACATTCATTAGTGACATCATCAACTGCGGCATCTACCTCTTCTCCCCAGAAGCCCTGAAGCCTCTTCGCGACGTCTTCCAGCGGAATCAGCAGGATGGGCAACT GGAGGACTCTCCAGGCTCCTGGCCAGGGGCAGGAACCATCCGCCTGGAGCAGGATGTGTTCTCAGCCCTGGCTGGGCAGGGCCAGATCTATGTGCACCTCACGGATGGGATCTGGAGCCAGATCAAGTCTGCAGG CTCAGCCCTCTATGCCTCTCGCCTCTATCTGGACCGATACCAGATCACACACCCAGAACGGCTAGCCAAGCACACTCCAGGGGGTCCACGAATCCGAG GAAACGTGTATATTCACCCAACGGCTAAGGTGGCCCCATCTGCTGTG CTGGGCCCCAACGTCTCCATCGGGAAAGGGGTGACGGTGGGCGAGGGTGTGCGGCTCCGAGAGAGCATTGTCCTCCATGGAGCCACGTTACAG GAACACACCTGTGTCTTGAACAGCATCGTGGGTTGGGGGAGCACCGTGGGGCGCTGGGCTCGTGTGGAGGGGACGCCCAATGACCCAAACCCCAACGACCCCCGAGCTCGTATGGACAGTGAGAGCCTCTTCAGGGATGGGAAACTGTTGCCTGCCATCACCATCCTGG GCTGCCGTGTCCGGATCCCTGCTGAGGTGCTGGTCCTGAACTCCATTGTTCTGCCACACAAGGAGCTGAGCCGCAGCTTTACCAACCAGATCATCCTTTGA
- the Spegnb gene encoding LOW QUALITY PROTEIN: SPEG neighbor protein (The sequence of the model RefSeq protein was modified relative to this genomic sequence to represent the inferred CDS: inserted 2 bases in 2 codons; substituted 2 bases at 2 genomic stop codons), translating into MSSIFMGLWDTASWILSLGQTSKTAPAKKQAALAPGCTLDINDPQVQSAAICTQASYRGHRCKRVHGQARAMDDPLKVVLMEGSAAKLTCCILAFLDPFICWIKDGKELRDGPEYCCYVFEDPDMVALVVREGELADLGQYSNSVTSPFCQGSRSRKVGAAARCNVXKGLGHTKAHXGTAVTLAAEILGEPXVGWCKDKEDIQEDNRVFFQIGCTTNYHDDHXARPQDSSKGEIYLENSLGMDVA; encoded by the exons ATGTCCAGCATTTTCATGGGGCTGTGGGACACAGCCAGCTGGATCTTGTCCTTGGGTCAA ACGTCCAAAACAGCACCTGCCAAGAAACAAGCAGCACTAGCTCCAGGATGTACCCTGGATATCAATGACCCCCAGGTCCAGAGTGCTGCCATTTGCACCCAGGCTTCTTACAGAGGCCACAggtgt aagaGGGTGCACGGGCAGGCCAGAGCCATGGATGACCCGCTGAAGGTGGTGCTGATGGAGGGCAGTGCAGCCAAGCTGACATGCTGCATTTTGGCTTTCCTAGACCCCTTCATCTGCTGGATAAAAGATGGCAAGGAGCTACGCGACGGGCCCGAGTACTGCTGCTACGTCTTCGAGGACCCTGACATGGTGGCATTGGTGGTGCGGGAAGGCGAGCTGGCAGACCTGGGCCAGTACAGCAACAGTGTAACCAGCCCGTTCTGCCAGGGCTCCCGCTCCAGGAAGGTAGGCGCAGCAGCCAGGTGCAAC GTTTAAAAGGGACTCGGCCACACCAAGGCACACTAAGGCACTGCAGTCACGCTGGCTGCTGAGATCCTGGGCGAGC GCGTGGGCTGGTGCAAGGACAAAGAGGACATCCAGGAGGACAACA GGGTGTTCTTCCAGATAGGCTGCACCACCAACTACCACGATGACC TTGCCAGGCCCCAAGACAGCAGCAAGGGCGAGATTTACTTGGAGAACAGCCTGGGCATGGACGTGGCCTGA